One part of the Candida albicans SC5314 chromosome R, complete sequence genome encodes these proteins:
- a CDS encoding tRNA 1-methyladenosine methyltransferase subunit (Ortholog(s) have tRNA (adenine-N1-)-methyltransferase activity, role in tRNA methylation and cytosol, nucleus, tRNA (m1A) methyltransferase complex localization) — protein sequence MSFFQYKNYIEEGDLVLAYISRSTIKPINVKKGEIFNTRYGHFEHDKMIGMKYGEQMPGAKGYGFIHLLHPTPELWTLSLPHRTQIVYSPDSSYIIQRLNVKPGSRVIEAGTGSASFTHSFARTVTLSGKVFTYEFHEPRYLEAKKELEEHKLDNTTITHRDVCNDGFSIDNESIEGDVVFLDLPSPWDAIPHLDSVISTSKAAGICCFSPCIEQVDRTVRALEENGWTEIEIVEVAAKRWSARKEMVRSVADAVQRIREIQNGRKTGLEVMKKGPSEEPPAKLQKTDNGYKTPKKSTKVKEGDENYTWLNATKSESEIKSHTSYLTFACKIPKQ from the coding sequence ATGTCATTTTTTCAGTACAAGAATTACATAGAAGAGGGTGATCTAGTGCTTGCATATATCAGTAGATCTACAATCAAGCCAATAAATGTTAAGAAAggtgaaatttttaataccAGATATGGTCATTTTGAGCATGATAAAATGATTGGGATGAAGTATGGAGAACAAATGCCTGGGGCCAAAGGATACGGATTTATTCACTTATTGCATCCAACACCAGAATTATGGACATTATCATTACCTCATAGAACCCAGATAGTGTATTCACCCGACTCATCATACATTATACAGCGTTTGAATGTGAAGCCAGGATCCCGAGTGATTGAAGCAGGAACTGGTTCTGCATCTTTCACTCACTCATTTGCAAGAACCGTTACATTACTGGGCAAAGTATTCACATATGAGTTCCACGAGCCAAGATACTTAGAGGCAAAAAAGGAATTAGAAGAACATAAATTGGAcaacaccaccatcacTCATCGTGACGTATGTAACGATGGTTTCAgcattgataatgaatctATTGAAGGGGATGTTGTATTTTTAGACTTGCCATCACCATGGGATGCCATACCTCATCTTGATTCAGTGATCTCTACAAGCAAAGCAGCTGGAATATGTTGTTTCTCCCCCTGTATAGAACAAGTGGATAGAACTGTACGTGCATTAGAGGAAAATGGTTGGACTGAGATTGAAATAGTTGAAGTGGCGGCTAAACGTTGGAGTgcaagaaaagaaatggtTAGGTCAGTAGCTGATGCAGTACAAAGAATTAgagaaattcaaaatggACGCAAGACAGGATTGGAAGTAATGAAAAAGGGACCTTCCGAAGAGCCACCAGCAAAGTTGCAAAAGACCGATAATGGATACAAAACGCCAAAGAAAAGCACTAAAGTCAAAGAAGGGGACGAAAATTATACATGGCTTAATGCTACAAAATCTGAATCTGAAATCAAGAGTCACACTTCATACTTGACGTTTGCTTGTAAGATTCCTAAACAATAG
- the ARP2 gene encoding actin-related protein 2 (Component of the Arp2/3 complex; required for virulence, hyphal growth, cell wall/cytoskeleton organization, not for endocytosis; mutation confers hypersensitivity to cytochalasin D; regulated by Gcn2 and Gcn4; Spider biofilm repressed), whose amino-acid sequence MSTPIVLDQGTGFVKIGRAGTNFPDHTFPSMVGRPILRAEERNILVPSDVEIKDIMCGSEASQVRSLLQINYPMENGIIKNWEDMEHLWDYAFYERMKINPQGQKILLTEPPMNPLKNREMMCQVMFEKYGFDGVYVAIQAVLALYAQGLSSGVVVDSGDGVTHIVPVYESVVLNHLTKRLDVAGRDVTRHLINLLFRRGYAFNRTADFETVRQIKEKLCYVSYDLGFDAKLARETTTLVESYELPDGRVIKVGSERFEAPECLFQPHLVDVEQPGVGETLFNTIQSADVDIRSSLYKAIVLSGGSSMYPGLPSRLEKELKQLWLTRVLQGDASRLDKFKVRIEDPPRRKHMVFIGGAVLANIMADKDHMWISKQEWEEQGPRVLEKLGPR is encoded by the exons ATGTCTACTCCAATTG TGCTTGATCAAGGTACTGGTTTTGTCAAGATTGGTAGAGCAGGAACCAACTTTCCTGATCATACATTTCCTTCCATGGTAGGACGACCAATTTTACGAGCTGAGGAACGAAACATACTAGTCCCATCAGATGTTGAAATCAAAGATATAATGTGTGGGTCTGAAGCTAGTCAAGTCAGATCTTTATTGCAAATCAATTATCCAATGGAAAACGGTATAATTAAAAACTGGGAAGATATGGAACACTTATGGGACTATGCATTTTATGAAAGGATGAAAATCAATCCTCAAGGTCAAAAAATCTTGTTAACAGAACCACCTATGAACCCATTAAAGAACCGAGAAATGATGTGCCAAGTCatgtttgaaaaatacgGATTTGATGGTGTTTATGTGGCCATTCAAGCAGTTTTGGCATTGTATGCACAAGGTTTGAGTTCTGGTGTTGTTGTGGACTCTGGTGATGGTGTGACTCATATTGTGCCAGTTTACGAATCGGTTGTGTTAAATCATTTGACGAAAAGATTGGATGTTGCCGGGAGAGATGTTACTAGACATTTGATCAACTTGTTGTTTCGTCGTGGTTATGCTTTTAACAGAACAGCCGATTTTGAGACTGTTCGtcaaatcaaagaaaaattatgtTATGTGTCCTACGATTTGGGATTTGATGCTAAATTGGCTCGTGAAACTACAACTCTTGTGGAAAGCTATGAATTGCCAGATGGTAGAGTCATAAAAGTTGGATCTGAGAGATTCGAAGCCCCAGAATGTTTATTCCAACCACATTTGGTCGATGTCGAGCAACCTGGTGTTGGAGAAACCCTTTTTAATACTATTCAATCTGCAGATGTGGATATTAGATCATCATTATACAAAGCAATTGTCTTATCCGGAGGTTCTTCCATGTACCCCGGCTTACCTTCAAGATTGGAAAAggaattaaaacaattgtGGCTAACTAGAGTGTTGCAGGGTGATGCTTCTAGATTGGATAAATTTAAGGTGAGAATTGAGGATCCACCAAGACGAAAACATATGGTTTTCATTGGAGGTGCAGTGTTAGCCAATATCATGGCTGATAAGGATCATATGTGGATCTCAAAACAAGAATGGGAAGAACAAGGACCAAGAGTGTTGGAAAAGTTAGGACCTAGATAA
- the MPS1 gene encoding serine/threonine/tyrosine protein kinase (Monopolar spindle protein, putative spindle assembly checkpoint kinase; essential for growth; involved in oxidative stress response; periodic mRNA expression, peak at cell-cycle S/G2 phase), producing the protein MPHDLLSHVATSFSSHRSSPSSNNSTKRRLALEDDPTVLPPALSSYSIQCLNERTKTSTLPSQITGKYELDFPDSSSKRDNTLRNKLAAHFTNESTRSREISNSFTNLSEDRSSINTAATTTPGSKTFEDLRSKRKRRFGKSLGPPKRGTDFVQESTPIGDELSPKIESKFNITPQHKSLSEIIPKAPSLERFSPLLKKNHSSIDAEDTITKRIEARRREQMEQEFVKKEKENELAELKIKKLEQIAALQSPYEEHKSKEFQEPKQSRMPLREIPVNSAVDVFRKPKAPKSAISPSPNVQSNSMIPPAQPVFRNTLQDFPKPPQQPQASSQNQQQVLPSAPIPPKAHYDRPQHSGNKRALIINDKSYEKLELIGKGGSSKVYRVRSLNNNCVYALKKVELGQFEDVSGFKGEIDLLTKLKSCERVVTLVDYATTESSLYLIMEKGDLDLAEVLQYRLKLDAPLDLNFVKYHTIEMFKCIKDVHDAGIVHSDLKPANFLFVRGMLKIIDFGIANAVPDHTINVYRENQIGTPNYMAPEAICESNYTSARIWKVGKPSDIWSIGCILYQFIYGKAPFAGYSGNQKLMAITNPHIKISFPSSGIGNTPVPVSAIELMKNCLHRDPNDRWTIEQCLTCDFLSPKIVSENFIREVVHQSINYGYNSRISGDGMTSDRYDALVDSVMKQIQNLNYS; encoded by the coding sequence ATGCCAcatgatttattatcacATGTGGCGACGAGTTTTTCCCTGCATCGGTCGTCACCATCAAGCAACAATTCAACCAAACGACGTTTAGCATTAGAGGACGACCCAACAGTTCTACCCCCGGCATTAAGCTCATATAGCATACAGTGTTTGAATGAAAGAACCAAAACTTCTACACTACCATCTCAAATAACAGGAAAGTATGAGTTAGATTTCCCAGATTCCTCCAGTAAAAGAGACAATACATTACGAAACAAACTAGCTGCACATTTTACAAACGAATCAACCCGATCTCGTGAAATATCTAATTCATTTACAAATTTGTCTGAAGATAGATCAAGTATAAATACTGCAGCGACAACAACACCAGGCAGCAAAACATTTGAAGACTTGCGTAGTAAACGGAAAAGAAGGTTCGGCAAACTGTTGGGACCCCCCAAAAGAGGTACTGACTTTGTTCAAGAAAGCACACCAATTGGAGACGAACTATCACCTAAAATTGAAAGCAAGTTTAACATTACACCGCAACACAAACTGTTGAGTGAAATAATACCAAAGGCCCCGTCGTTAGAAAGATTCTCCCCtcttttgaagaaaaaccaTTCATCCATAGATGCTGAGGATACCATTACAAAACGAATCGAAGCAAGACGACGAGAGCAAATGGAACAAGAGTTtgtgaaaaaagaaaaggaaaacgAATTGGCcgaattgaaaataaaaaaacttgAACAAATAGCAGCACTACAGTCTCCTTACGAAGAACATAAATCTAAAGAGTTCCAAGAACCCAAACAAAGTCGTATGCCACTCCGTGAAATACCTGTCAACAGTGCTGTTGATGTTTTCCGCAAACCAAAAGCCCCTAAATCTGCTATATCCCCCTCACCTAATGTGCAAAGCAATTCCATGATACCCCCGGCACAACCAGTATTTAGAAATACGTTACAAGACTTTCCAAAACCTCCCCAACAACCTCAAGCCAGTAGCCAAAATCAGCAACAAGTATTGCCCTCTGCACCTATACCACCCAAAGCTCATTACGATAGACCCCAGCATTCTGGAAATAAACGAgcattaataataaatgataaaCTGTACGAGAAGTTGGAACTTATAGGAAAAGGAGGATCATCTAAAGTATACCGAGTGAGATCCCTCAATAACAATTGTGTCTATGCTCTCAAAAAAGTTGAACTTGGTCAATTCGAAGATGTGAGTGGATTCAAAGGggaaattgatttacttACAAAGCTAAAGTCATGTGAAAGAGTAGTGACTTTGGTTGATTATGCCACCACTGAAAGTTCGCTTTATCTTATAATGGAAAAAGGTGATCTTGATTTAGCCGAGGTTCTTCAATATAGATTGAAATTGGATGCTCCGTTGGATTTGAACTTTGTTAAATATCACACAATTGAAATGTTTAAATGCATAAAAGATGTTCACGATGCTGGCATTGTACATAGTGATTTGAAACCAGCgaattttttgtttgttagGGGCATGTTGAAAATCATAGACTTTGGTATTGCTAATGCTGTACCTGACCACACCATAAATGTTTACAGAGAGAACCAGATTGGTACACCCAATTACATGGCACCCGAAGCCATTTGCGAATCAAATTATACCTCAGCAAGAATTTGGAAGGTAGGCAAGCCTTCGGATATATGGTCAATCGGGTGTATTTTGTATCAATTCATATACGGGAAGGCACCTTTTGCTGGATATTCTGgcaatcaaaaattgatggCTATAACTAATCCGCATATAAAGATTTCCTTCCCCAGTAGTGGCATTGGAAATACCCCGGTGCCTGTTAGTGCTATcgaattgatgaaaaactGTTTACACCGTGACCCAAACGATAGATGGACAATTGAACAATGTCTAACTTGTGACTTTCTACTGCCAAAAATAGTTAGCGAGAATTTTATTCGGGAAGTTGTTCACCAATCTATAAACTACGGTTATAATAGTAGGATTTCGGGTGACGGTATGACAAGTGATAGATATGATGCTTTGGTTGACTCTGTAATGaaacaaatacaaaacTTAAACTACAGCTAG
- a CDS encoding uncharacterized protein (Ortholog(s) have protein phosphatase 1 binding activity, role in actin filament organization, cortical actin cytoskeleton organization, endocytosis, protein secretion and actin cortical patch, nucleus localization) — protein MNGYNWQNGNLHSNNNSPTPLNFRSIQHLYPDQFKNNSADQLNPHNYTPMEVHSDNNSYDNISSLRDLEDGIPLSLTAQELTLQESKTYMRWYSDILARTNSRTISIHDVYNFLNNFKIPEKIKEIINKIFFKILHSINIGEFFALLRLISHTLQGETPSRSLIKIKAPVPTPPSILSKKRLQEEEETDQNQEPQQPLDIDGFTQFLLTGERPSSNKRSKKSKSVKFSDEVDVHDASLISPAQSPLLVDQSQSSQQQQQQLDYSLPMDKLLQQMKKPDEEEKEVLKDMESQMNHFQNLNAVDTMSVGGTPYLQPNMTGPAQMARLFSPSPEPLRPNVTGPADMARMFAPSKDSQTTTTTNNNSNDFNDFITNDNSYNNSLEHNSAPSPPQPKVSLSAFTSQMTGQTMENTIQNSGSSSLAPIPPPSRHRSASSPLPNKPVPPPPPPRRRIPAPPLPIRTSPSNTTEIFSNTQTSAPPLPPKIAVNGNMYSTNNDSTANILDDLKALQEEVDKIRDLTGGF, from the coding sequence ATGAATGGATACAACTGGCAAAATGGGAATCTTCACAGTAATAATAACTCACCCACTCCCTTGAACTTTCGTAGCATACAGCATCTTTATCCTgatcaatttaaaaataattctgCGGATCAGTTGAATCCACACAATTATACCCCCATGGAAGTACATAGTGACAATAATAGCTATGATAACATATCCCTGTTAAGAGACTTGGAAGATGGTATTCCATTATCGTTAACTGCCCAAGAATTAACATTACAAGAATCCAAAACATATATGAGGTGGTATAGTGATATACTAGCCAGAACAAATTCACGAACAATTTCTATTCACGATGtctataattttttaaacaatttcaagATTCCAGAGAAGATCAAggaaataatcaacaagatatttttcaaaatattgcATTCTATCAATATCGGGGAGTTTTTTGCATTATTAAGATTAATCAGTCATACTTTGCAAGGAGAAACACCACTGAGGTCCTTGATTAAAATCAAAGCACCAGTACCTACACCGCCGTCAAtcttatcaaaaaaaaggctacaagaagaagaggaaacAGACCAAAACCAAGAGCCTCAGCAACCGTTGGATATTGATGGATTCACACAGTTTTTGTTGACAGGTGAAAGACCTTCAAGTAACAAACGATcgaaaaaatcaaaatcagtAAAGTTTTCCGATGAAGTAGATGTTCATGATGCTTCGTTAATAAGTCCAGCACAATCCCCTCTACTAGTTGATCAACTGCAACTgctgcaacaacaacaacaacaattagaTTATCTGTTACCTATGGATAAATTACTacaacaaatgaaaaagcCTGATGAGGAGGAGAAAGAAGTGCTTAAAGACATGGAGTCACAAATGAaccattttcaaaacttgaATGCTGTTGATACAATGAGTGTTGGTGGCACACCATACTTGCAACCCAATATGACTGGACCTGCTCAAATGGCAAGATTGTTTAGTCCTTCGCCGGAACCGTTGAGACCGAATGTAACGGGTCCTGCGGATATGGCTAGAATGTTTGCTCCATCGAAGGATTCTCAaactactaccactaccaataataatagtaatgattttaatgatttcatCACTAATGACAATTCTTATAATAATAGTCTTGAACATAATTCTGCACCACTGCCACCACAACCAAAAGTTTCACTTTCTGCTTTTACAAGTCAGATGACTGGGCAAACCATGGAAAACACCATTCAAAATAGTGGATCTTCTCTGTTGGCCCCGATCCCTCCACCATCAAGACATAGATCAGCGTCATCACCATTACCAAATAAACCTGTTCCTCCTCCACCGCCACCCAGGAGAAGGATTCCAGCTCCACCACTCCCAATTCGAACTTCACCTCTGAATACTAcagaaatattttcaaatactcAAACATcagcaccaccactaccaccgAAAATTGCCGTTAATGGCAACATGTATTCAACAAATAACGATTCCACGGCAAATATTTTGGATGACTTGAAAGCACTACAAGAGGAGGTGGATAAAATACGAGATTTAACAGGAGGGTTTTAA
- a CDS encoding uncharacterized protein (Putative cation conductance protein; similar to stomatin mechanoreception protein; plasma-membrane localized; induced by Rgt1; rat catheter and Spider biofilm induced): MQAQSNHSTDSFDPDTYKKSQAAITDQPTHKPEMVLNNFARSYEQPPMTGYQSFIAGLGSMFGTCGLFCCLCRNPYQEVEQGEVGLIQTFGALTRTVEPGLSYVNTWSEKLTRVSIKINIREIPAQKCFTKDNVSITITSVVYYNIIDPMKAIFDIDNIHQAIIERTQTTLRDVIGGRILQDVVEKREEVAESIELIISKTAADWGVNVESILIKDLTLPDKVQASLSMATEAKRIGEAKIISAKAELESSKIIRKASDILASKAAMQIRYLDTMQAVSKNAGTKVIFMPSADQVERIAMSNMQDQPPSGKGKPLDLEEDKDWVGTPQSIGINNNRHISETVALQEAMRV; this comes from the coding sequence ATGCAAGctcaatcaaatcattccACTGATTCTTTTGATCCTGATACTTATAAAAAGTCCCAAGCAGCAATTACCGATCAACCAACTCACAAACCAGAGATGGTGTTGAACAATTTTGCCAGAAGTTATGAGCAACCTCCAATGACTGGTTATCAAAGTTTTATAGCCGGGTTGGGTTCAATGTTTGGTACCTGTGGGTTATTTTGTTGTCTTTGTCGAAACCCATATCAAGAAGTTGAACAAGGTGAAGTTGGTCTTATCCAAACATTTGGTGCATTGACACGTACAGTTGAACCAGGTTTATCATATGTCAACACTTGGTCTGAGAAATTGACTCGAGTCTccatcaaaatcaatattaggGAAATCCCAGCTCAAAAATGTTTTACAAAGGATAATGTTAGTATCACTATAACTTCAGTTGTctattataatataattgatcCCATGAAAGCcatatttgatattgataacaTCCATCAAGccattattgaaagaacTCAAACAACATTGAGAGATGTGATTGGGGGTAGAATATTACaagatgttgttgaaaaacgTGAAGAAGTGGCTGAATCTATCgaattgataatttctAAAACGGCTGCTGACTGGGGTGTAAATGTTGAAAGTATTTTGATTAAGGACTTGACATTACCTGATAAAGTACAAGCTTCATTATCCATGGCCACTGAAGCTAAAAGAATTGGTGAGGCCAAAATTATTAGTGCCAAAGCTGAACTTGAAAGTTCCAAGATCATTAGAAAGGCCAGTGATATTTTGGCATCTAAAGCAGCTATGCAAATCCGTTATTTGGATACTATGCAAGCAGTGTCTAAGAATGCTGGAACTAAAGTTATTTTCATGCCTTCAGCTGATCAAGTTGAAAGAATTGCGATGTCTAACATGCAAGACCAACCTCCTTCAGGTAAGGGTAAGCCTTTAgatttagaagaagataagGATTGGGTAGGTACTCCACAAAGTATTGgtattaacaataatagGCATATCAGTGAGACAGTTGCATTGCAAGAAGCCATGAGAGTATGA
- a CDS encoding putative cystathionine beta-lyase (Putative cystathionine gamma-synthase; decreased levels in stationary phase cultures; Hog1p-induced; Gcn4p-regulated) codes for MTRLATDSIHGGDHLKRVIDVINPIHISTTYSYSNNPDELVPGGLTDPNTLVYSRENHPNAAQIEAIIEKITGYPAVIYNSGLGAFNGLITYVNPKTMAFGQIYHGVHGIADIWTRNFGLKQIGIDDNFDGVLQKGDLVHLETPVNPYGTNLDISKYAERAHAQGALLSVDATFAPPPLMNPFDFGADIVMHSATKFFGGHSDLLAGILLVKSQEIKNKLLLDRLVLGTNIGNLESALLMRSLRTFELRIRRQSATAEFIVKYIAENKDKFPDLETIYHGSLQDDEYIKKQMPIGQSPVFSIELVSEDKAKRLPSKLKLFHHATSLGGTESLIEWRAMSDDHISKKLLRVSIGLEDPRDLLADFVHGLGGDDDLVKQIENLEI; via the coding sequence ATGACTCGCTTGGCAACTGACTCTATCCATGGTGGTGATCATCTTAAACGTGTGATTGATGTAATCAACCCAATTCATATCTCAACAACATACAGTTATTCTAACAATCCTGATGAATTAGTACCTGGTGGATTAACTGATCCTAACACTTTGGTTTATTCACGTGAAAACCATCCTAATGCCGCTCAAATAGAAgccattattgaaaaaattactgGATATCCAGCAGTCATTTATAATTCTGGATTGGGTGCGTTTAATGGATTAATCACTTATGTTAATCCTAAGACTATGGCATTTGGCCAAATTTATCATGGTGTTCATGGAATTGCCGATATTTGGACAAGAAATTTTGgattaaaacaaattggtatcgatgataattttgatgGAGTATTACAAAAGGGAGATTTGGTTCATTTAGAAACCCCAGTTAACCCTTATGGTACCAATTTGGATATTCTGAAATATGCTGAAAGAGCTCATGCTCAAGGTGCATTATTATCAGTTGATGCCACATTTGCTCCTCCTCCATTGATGAATccttttgattttggtgcTGATATTGTTATGCATTCGGCTACTAAATTTTTCGGTGGTCATAGTGATTTACTAGCAGGGATTTTATTGGTCAAATctcaagaaattaaaaataaattattattggataGATTAGTGTTGGGAACAAACATTGGTAATTTGGAAAGTGCTTTATTGATGAGAAGTTTGAGGACTTTTGAATTACGTATTAGAAGACAATCAGCCACAGCAgaatttattgttaaataTATTGCTGAAAATAAGGATAAATTCCCTGATTTAGAAACAATTTATCATGGGTCATTACAAGACGATGAATATATCAAGAAACAAATGCCAATTGGTCAAAGTCCTgtgttttcaattgagtTGGTTTCTGAAGATAAAGCAAAAAGATTACCttctaaattgaaattgtttcatCATGCTACTAGTTTGGGTGGTACTGAAAGTTTGATTGAATGGAGAGCTATGAGTGATGATCATATTAGTAAGAAATTATTGCGAGTTTCAATTGGGTTAGAAGACCCAAGAGATTTATTGGCAGATTTTGTTCATGGATTaggtggtgatgatgatttagtCAAACagattgaaaatttggaaatttaa